A window of Hyperolius riggenbachi isolate aHypRig1 chromosome 1, aHypRig1.pri, whole genome shotgun sequence contains these coding sequences:
- the LOC137544372 gene encoding serine/threonine-protein kinase SBK1-like — protein sequence MEVAECFDPMKELGTGSYGKVLLAKYRHTGEMAAVKFLRKEKIPRDNFLVEYGISLSLSHHPHIITTYDVAFQTSNEYVFAQEVAPAGTMLSMVKPKVGMNEVLLKRCVPQICTALDYMHSHGLIHHDVKLDNILLMDPECHRVKLSDFGLTRLQGTFTPAMSWYIPYMAPELCSLGKGESLLLHYSLDVWAFGVLLYIALIGSFPWQSAVHEDGKYRDFASWQGKKDITAAPGNWENISHTARQMFWDMLALNADERCSAMDSVKYVHLPWKGGT from the exons ATGGAGGTGGCAGAATGCTTTGACCCCATGAAAGAACTTGGAACTGGATCCTATGGAAAGGTTCTTCTGGCCAAGTACCGCCATACAG GAGAAATGGCTGCAGTAAAATTTCTGAGAAAGGAGAAGATTCCCAGGGACAACTTCCTGGTGGAGTACGGCATCTCCCTCAGCCTCAGCCACCATCCACACATTATCACAACATACGACGTAGCATTTCAAACCAGCAATGAGTATGTGTTTGCCCAGGAAGTGGCACCAGCTGGGACTATGCTGTCCATGgtaaagcccaag GTTGGTATGAACGAAGTACTGCTGAAGCGATGTGTACCTCAAATATGCACCGCTTTGGATTACATGCATAGCCATGGGCTGATACACCACGATGTCAAGTTGGACAATATTTTACTGATGGATCCAGAGTGTCATCGGGTTAAATTATCCGATTTTGGTCTCACAAGGCTGCAAGGAACATTCACCCCTGCAATGTCCTGGTACATCCCCTACATGGCTCCTGAGCTATGTAGTCTGGGTAAGGGAGAAAGCCTTCTGCTGCACTACAGTCTGGATGTGTGGGCATTTGGTGTCCTGCTGTACATTGCCCTCATAGGTTCCTTCCCTTGGCAATCAGCTGTGCATGAAGATGGCAAGTACAGGGACTTTGCTAGTTGGCAAGGGAAGAAAGACATCACTGCAGCACCAGGAAACTGGGAGAACATCTCACATACAGCCAGACAGATGTTCTGGGACATGTTGGCCCTCAATGCCGATGAGAGATGTTCAGCCATGGACAGTGTGAAATATGTTCATTTGCCATGGAAAGGAGGCACATAG